In Musa acuminata AAA Group cultivar baxijiao chromosome BXJ2-3, Cavendish_Baxijiao_AAA, whole genome shotgun sequence, the following proteins share a genomic window:
- the LOC135608064 gene encoding bZIP transcription factor 12-like, with the protein MASSRVMASSSSANSDLTRQSSICSLPVTDLQSSISGGGELTKNLGSMSMDDLFRNICGDNPVAFAGGAEGGVSVSRQGSFAFPKSVGEKSVDEVWREITAGRKADGGDGPGSEMTLEDFLARAGAVGEDDVGVPSGSSQVAFQPHPVVGDRLGQPQQLPVENPALGLGNGAEGVGKVGRGKKRSVLDPVDRAALQRQKRMIKNRESAARSRERKQAYIAELESLVAQLEEENAQLLRSQEQQQKMRVKQLLENIVPVTEMKKPRRILRRTCSMEW; encoded by the exons ATGGCGTCCTCGCGGGTGATGGCGTCCTCCTCCTCGGCGAATTCCGATCTGACGCGCCAGTCTTCCATCTGCTCCCTTCCAGTCACCGATCTCCAGAGCTCCATCAGCGGCGGCGGAGAGCTCACCAAGAACCTCGGCTCCATGAGCATGGACGACCTCTTCCGCAACATATGCGGCGACAACCCCGTGGCCTTCGCAGGCGGCGCGGAGGGTGGAGTCTCGGTGTCCCGGCAGGGTAGCTTCGCGTTTCCGAAGAGCGTCGGCGAGAAGTCAGTGGATGAGGTGTGGCGGGAGATCACCGCCGGCCGGAAGGCGGACGGCGGGGATGGACCCGGATCGGAGATGACGCTGGAGGACTTCCTGGCGAGGGCCGGGGCGGTGGGGGAGGACGACGTCGGCGTTCCGTCGGGATCGAGCCAGGTGGCGTTTCAGCCGCATCCGGTAGTGGGGGATCGGTTGGGGCAGCCGCAACAGTTGCCCGTGGAGAATCCTGCTTTGGGGCTTGGGAATGGAGCGGAGGGTGTTGGAAAGGTAGGGAGAGGGAAGAAGCGATCGGTGTTGGATCCGGTGGATAGGGCTGCGCTACAGCGGCAGAAGAGGATGATAAAGAACAGGGAGTCCGCAGCTAGATCGAGGGAGAGGAAGCAG GCTTATATTGCTGAGCTTGAATCTTTAGTCGCACAGTTGGAGGAAGAAAACGCACAGCTATTGAGATCTCAG GAACAGCAGCAAAAGATGAGAGTTAAGCAG CTTTTGGAAAACATAGTACCAGTTACTGAGATGAAAAAACCACGCCGAATTCTGCGAAGAACTTGCTCTATGGagtggtag
- the LOC135608063 gene encoding tubby-like F-box protein 8 has translation MSFRSIVRDVRDGFGSFRDGFGSLSRRSFDVRLSGLIGHRRGKSQCSVQELHDPCPVVQQSRWASLPPELLRDVIKRLEASESTWPSRKHVVACAAVCRTWREMCKEIVRSPEFSGKLTFPIALKQPGSRDGTIQCYIKRDKSKLTYRLYLCLSPSVLVETGKFLLSAKRNRRTTCTEYIISMDAANISRSSYSYIGKLRSNFLGTKFVIYDTQPPYNGAAFCPPGRTSHRFSKKVSPKVPSGSYSIAQVTYELNVLGTRGPRRMHCVMYSIPASSLEPGRTVPGQPENLIPRSLEDSFRSMSFSKSSMMDRSMDFNSSRFSDITGGTQEGEEENEIKERPLVLRNKPPRWHEQLQCWCLNFRGRVTVASVKNFQLISAVQPAAGAPTPSEPPAPSEHDKIILQFGKVAKDMFTMDYRYPLSAFQAFAICLSSFDTKLACE, from the exons ATGTCATTCCGTAGTATAGTTCGTGATGTCAGAGATGGCTTCGGGAGTTTCAGAGATGGCTTTGGGAGTTTATCAAGGCGGAGTTTTGATGTGAGGCTTTCAGGGCTAATTGGCCATCGGAGGGGGAAATCCCAATGCTCTGTGCAGGAACTACATGATCCATGTCCCGTGGTCCAGCAGAGTCGCTGGGCTAGCCTCCCTCCTGAGCTTCTTCGTGATGTGATTAAGAGACTGGAGGCAAGTGAAAGCACATGGCCATCGCGCAAGCATGTTGTTGCCTGTGCAGCTGTCTGCAGAACTTGGAGGGAGATGTGCAAAGAGATTGTTAGGAGTCCAGAGTTCAGCGGGAAACTCACTTTTCCAATTGCTTTGAAACAG CCTGGATCTCGGGATGGAACCATTCAATGTTACATTAAGAGGGATAAATCAAAGTTAACTTATCGTCTCTACTTATGTCTTAGCCCTT CTGTTCTTGTTGAGACTGGGAAGTTCCTCCTATCAGCCAAAAGGAATCGTCGGACAACCTGTACTGAGTACATTATCTCAATGGATGCCGCCAATATATCAAGGTCAAGTTACAGCTATATTGGAAAGCTGAG GTCAAATTTTCTTGGCACAAAATTTGTAATATATGACACTCAACCCCCATACAACGGGGCAGCCTTTTGTCCACCTGGTCGAACAAGCCACAGGTTCTCCAAGAAAGTCTCTCCTAAAGTCCCTTCTGGCAGCTACAGCATAGCTCAGGTTACCTATGAGCTGAATGTCCTTGGCACACGAGGGCCACGACGAATGCATTGCGTCATGTACTCCATACCTGCATCATCACTTGAACCTGGTCGCACAGTCCCTGGCCAACCTGAGAACCTCATTCCCCGTTCCCTGGAGGACTCGTTCCGCAGCATGTCCTTCTCGAAGTCCTCCATGATGGACCGTTCCATGGACTTTAACAGCTCACGCTTCTCCGATATTACTGGAGGAACTCAAGAGGGGGAAGAGGAGAATGAGATCAAAGAGAGGCCGCTGGTGCTACGAAACAAGCCTCCAAGGTGGCATGAGCAGCTGCAATGTTGGTGCCTCAACTTCCGCGGTCGAGTGACTGTAGCTTCGGTGAAGAACTTCCAGCTGATATCAGCGGTGCAGCCTGCTGCAGGAGCTCCGACACCATCGGAGCCACCAGCACCATCCGAGCATGATAAAATTATACTTCAGTTTGGCAAGGTGGCAAAGGATATGTTCACCATGGATTACAGGTATCCACTGTCCGCATTCCAGGCTTTTGCCATCTGTTTGAGCAGCTTCGACACCAAGTTGGCTTGTGAATAG